TAAAACAGCCCTATCTTAACTTTGCTGTGGAAGAGAATTTTTAGCGAATAGCCGCAATTTTGAGTGGCTTAAGTTAAGGAGGCCACGTGCTGGCGGGAAAAGCCGCCAGCGGTTGTCATGCCCTTGCCGCCAATGCCGGTGACGATGTGAATGCGCGGGTCGGGCGAGTGCTGGAAAATTTCGGTCGATTTACTTTGGCAGTAGTACCCGTTCCAGGTGCGCTGAACGCGCCAGTCGGGCAAGTCCAAGATGCGCTGGGCGGCGCGCAGCACAAGCTGGTTCAGCTGGTCATCGTTGTTGAAATCCAGGGGGTCGGCCGTGGCCAGGTCGGCGTACTCGTGCGTGTCGCCGACGATGATGGACCCATCGAGGGCTTGTTTGAACAAGAGGTGGATGCCCCATCGCTGCAATTCGGGGTCCACGTCCACTCGCTGGAGTTGGGCGAACGACGGGCAGCTGTGGAAGGCGTGGTAGCGCCGGATGGACAAGCCCGTGAGCACCGCGCCCGGCAGCGACACCTGCGGCAGCGGGTAGGTGGCCAGCATCTGCAGCTTGACCAATTGCAAGTCGCTTTGCGCGAATACCTCGGGGAATAAAAACTGGAAGTCGCGGCCGCTGCACACCACCACCTGGGCCCCGGCGTAGCGCCGGCCCTGCGCGTCGGTTACCGTGCAGCCGGCGTCGCCGGCCGTTACCTCCCGGACCGGCGTAGCGGGGCGGTAGTCGAGCCGCC
This genomic stretch from Hymenobacter sp. PAMC 26628 harbors:
- a CDS encoding TIGR03364 family FAD-dependent oxidoreductase, with the protein product MEKSFDLIVVGAGALGAFHAYFALQRGLKVLLLEKDARPMEATVRNFGQIIPSGMAEGEWFDYARVSLATYQAIQAEYDISIRSTGSLYLASSALEMQVLEEKHARYRALGYASQVLTGAQCRQRLPAVRADYCAGGLHFAQEVTAEPDLLIHQLLAYLVARWRLDYRPATPVREVTAGDAGCTVTDAQGRRYAGAQVVVCSGRDFQFLFPEVFAQSDLQLVKLQMLATYPLPQVSLPGAVLTGLSIRRYHAFHSCPSFAQLQRVDVDPELQRWGIHLLFKQALDGSIIVGDTHEYADLATADPLDFNNDDQLNQLVLRAAQRILDLPDWRVQRTWNGYYCQSKSTEIFQHSPDPRIHIVTGIGGKGMTTAGGFSRQHVASLT